A segment of the Rhizoctonia solani chromosome 12, complete sequence genome:
ACTGTCTAGGTAAGCGACTAGATAAATCTTGTTCCTTTGTTTGCCTAATACTGCTTGAGGTGTGTACCACATTGTTATGCGAAGCGTCGATTGCTTGTTTGGTTATCATGGATGAAAATGGATCAGTTGCATTGTGGAATTCGTCTGGTGAATGACTAGCTTGAGAAATTGATAATCCGCTAATTGTCCTAGGAGCTGCTTCCTTATAGGTTAAATCATTACTTATAGTCCGCTTAGCATGTGTATTAGATATGTGAGTATCTATACTAGTAGGACCATGACTAGTAAGGTTAGACGGCGTTCCTGTATGCTTAATGATTCCATTTGCGCTACTAGTTGTAACCAATACATGCAAAGGACTAAGGTTACCAAAAGAGTGATGACTGTTTATGTGTACCGGATCACACAATGCTTCATCTGGCAGTGGTGTAGTACTTCTGAACTGGTCGCGCATCATCCGGATTGACTCATTGTCTGGTTGCTTAACAGGTTTGGCTAAGCTCTCCTTTCTTGATGTAATACCATTGCGTTTTTTGATTGTAACTAAAGGCTGAGCTATCTTGTTGACCCATAGATCGCTTAGCTGTTCATTAGATGCAATACCCTTTACGGCTTCTACTGGTATCTCATCAACAATGGGTATCGATTTGTCAACCGACTTCCAGACGGGCAATGCTGGGCTATTGCCACACTCTAGAGTAAACGTAGGTGTCGATACGGATACTACTTCCAAGTCGAGAGGGGTGGACGGCTGAGAATCGTTGAGTGATGAGTAGGAGCTTGAGCTCATCGTCATATGATTAGGCTGAGTACCCTTAACCGTTTCAAGGTTGCTAATGGTACTTCCTgctgacgcatacatgtactcAATGCTTGCTCTAGGACTTGTATGCCGATTTAGATGTCCCATTGGTTCTGAATGGGGCAGTCGAAGCTTAGCTGATGACTGAAACACTTTGGTCACTCTGTAATCATCATCGCATGTAGATGACATGGTAGGCGATTCGATTAGTGTTGTTTGAGTCGGCAACTTATCATGTGATAACTCATGTTGGTTCTTAGCCTCGTTAGGTAACAAGTCCGGTTGGCAATTCGAATTTATTCGTGAGTTATGCTTACGTGGATCACCTTGTGGATGATTCGTTGCAGGTAAATGATTAGTTGATGACTTATGAGGCAAGTCTTGAACTGTTATAGACTTAGTAAGTATGTTGTGCAACCTTTGGATTGATCGTTCCATTTGATCCCTAAAGCTAACAGCAGCTACTTCGAACGCGCATGCGTCGAACAAGCATTCGGAAGCCGGCCATTCTGGTGTAGGAAGTAGTAAGTCAAATTCATTTGATTGCCGAATGGTCTTAGCAACTAGACTATTATAGGCAATGTGAAGTTCGCCATATTCAGGCCAGTCCTGCATGTCTTGGGCAGGAATTAACTTATTAGTGATAAGGCAGGTCGGTCTGAATGTAGTAACTATGTCTAGTAACTCAAATAAATGCGTGGCCCATGTTTCACATGATTGGTCCGGAGTGTAACTGTCTTGCTGAGTCGGCATGGGTAGATTATATAAGTTGCGTGCTAACCGCCGAAGTGTTCTTCTGGCTCGGCTAATTTCCGGGTCCAATCGGGTCTCAGAGATAAGTCCGGCACTAGCAGGCTGAAACGAGTAGTCTGCTATTTCCTTATCTGTAATTGCGTACGCGGGGGTATCAGGCAAATACGGTAAGTACTTCCTTAGTTCTGGACTGCTAGTTGCCAATGAACTACGGCTATCGTGCAGTGCAACCTGTTCTGGCGAGTGTTGGGAGCTAGTAGTCTCCTCGTGCTGCCATGTTCTAGGCTGTACCGGCCATTCGTCTAGCTGTACTGCAACTGTTGGTGTGTACTTGCTTAAATCCAAACTCTCTGCAACTGATTCGTAGCGGGGGTTGTATGATATAGCTTGGTCTGGCGAGCATTGGGAGCTAACCGTTGCCTGACCTCGTCGAGTCTtagtcttagtgtgccattCCTCTGGCTGTCTTACCGTTGCGGGTAAGTACTTagactctgtatcaggttcGAAGCTTAGTTGACTGCCTGAGGCTTTGCAGCCGTTGTCCCTGTTGTTGACCAGGTAGTTATCCCGCATTGTATCATAGCTGATGCTATGATTCAAAGGATCGACTGGATCCTCACTGTTGTGGTCGATCAAGCTGTACGGCGGATTGCTTAGGGCGTACGATGGGTCACTTGCAGTATACGATGGGTCGCGTGGGATGCACGGCGACGTTCTCTCAGTTGACGGTGAGTAAATATTGTTCGGCAATGATCGTTTAGAGCTTAATTGTTGATATGAACGTTTGTGACGGTCGTCCATATAGTTTTCAACGCATTCATGCTGCGCCGTAGCCGTGCGGGCCTCATGAGTCGATGGAGTCGATGAGATAGCTTCCTTGCGACGATGGTTTGGGTCGAAAGGTGCGTCGCGCTCTCTGTACCGTTCCTTAGATGTATGTATGCTACCATCCTGTGCTCGACGAAATATATCCTTGTTAACCGCTACTACGTTGTGCGTATCCGAGACCGTGAGGCTGTTGTTCTCGTGCTGGGAGCGTTCGTTACTAATGCTCCGGCATTGAGAGCTCTGTTGGGAGCGTCGGCTTGAGTTAGACGTAGTCTCAGTGTTGTTCGCATGATTATTATTCGTATCTAAGTACATCCTAAGAGCAGCATCTAAGTGTATACAATCGTCGTTCACGTCTGATGAGTAGCGCGATTGGGGTCTTGGTATAGGGAGCGTAGTCGACCGGGGCTGAGCTGTTGAGGAAGTGGAAGGGGTAGCCTTGGAGTAATTGGTCATCCAACCATGTTTGCGAGCGTCTTGATGGGTTCTTGGCGACGAAGTTGTTGTGTCGGGCGACCTGGCAGCATTGGTACTGTTGCTGAGGTCGATGGAGTGATTAGGAGAGGTAAGAGGGTGTCGAGCGGTGGGCTGAAGGGTATCCAAGGCAGTGCTTGTTGACGGCACATGTTTGGACGTTGAAGAGCAATGTTCCCTTGTTGTCCAAAGCCCTAATTCAGATCTAGACAATCTGTGCAAGTGTTCTGGAGGTTTCCACATGCAGTGTTAGTACAACTATAGTAGTAAGACTAAGTACAAGTATTAAGAGActacaggtaagaattaaagatgTAACCAATGCGAtgccctgcggtggtcaccaatgttatagagtagggttttagggactaagtaattaagtacaaaatataataaagtgattaatagatcagttatctatggatataaaaggcaatagactagctatataagggtaaattaggttagtaatcagggtgatccctacacttaacaagtaatcaaacgattactgcagatgcaggtggttggttatgcttatacctatagtatgaaagttagtattgagtcttagttacctactataatttatctggatttgttagtaatttatttgactgagatcgcactcagttaaggtgtatatgccgctctcaaggccttaaactctcccaactgacttactcaagaggttcagggtcgccctagagcctttcctagctacccagtatctgttgggaccttgctagaggctatatgcgccgagataccttacaggttaagttcagtgagcttaagaggctaagaaagcgaaataagacactctaaactaagttaagaagatctaatagatcttcaagttcacacaaggggtaagaatgggatgaaaagaaggttgtattcaaagggtctccctcagggggtttatatacccctgagggagaacaaataactatatacatgatgtacaaaagaggaagttacatgagaggtacagtctgagctatttgatacataaagaccaattagtcccaataagtcctagtgggatagactcaaggttatttacagaatgttctagagcatacatgactaaattacattagtgtgaatgctaaaaataaccttgaggcaaggtaggatctcatagaaaaagctagaaacttaaatggttagtatctccatcaatttggctcagaaccagacgattcctttttgggaactgagatgccggagcctccgacctattggtatttgtccgcatagtaatatgcctatttcccgccgagatatcggcgtcggcgcgccccgccgacctttggcgcttatttgcaattactaagcgccggcgcttgcatgcttacttgcacttgttctatggtctgtaagtaccgttcctacatataaatgtatgatacaaaaaatgctataaatcatagaaataatattataATCATTCCGCATGATTagatgtgtatatatgcaagcgcaatgaggaaataaagtataaaaggtcttgtagcaccgtcagtttccaaatatagtaatgcctatgcccatatttggatagagcaagtaagATTACTACAgttcgcactattcactattggcaattaggggcgcatatgtctaaattagtcattccataacagtgagtcaattacaatttcacatcatatatcaaatatgtcacgtgatcttgatgagtcataaatatataccaaaaaaggaaactatctcggaaaaaaggtagaaaatagtataaaatcatgtcatgccaatggaGGTCATGACAGGTAggtccacaatcatgtcataggagacgtgttgccagggtctggcTGGTAGCTTGAGCGGTTGCGGGGGAATGGAGGCATACTTGGGCTTTCTGATCCTttggcaggtttcacaggagtctaCGTGCCAATATGTATCTGCGCGGATGCCCGGCCAGTAATAGTTACGTGATACCAATTCCAGAGTTCGTTGTCTGCCTGGGTGACCCGCCAATGGGCTGTCGTGGAAAATGCAAAGTAAATCTGTCCTCAGGGTGCCCACGTCAGGTaccacaatttgtccttggtaaaacAATAATCCGGCCTCCATCTCATAGTCCTTAAAAGCTTGTTTGATTgagggtggtgccttggatttgttctGGAGGAACTGTAATATCTCTTCTAGGGACTCGTCTTGATCCAGGGCAGCCTCAATCTGTTGCTGGAGCTCTTTCTCAGGGACCACTTGGGCTATGTTAGCAAATACGGGATCTGGGAGCATTGTTTGATCAGCAGGAGGGACATTGGCATGATCCAAGCGGCGTGAGAGGGCATCCAGTTTTCccaactgtttccctgggtgGTAGACTATCTGGAAATTATAACCGGCAAGGAGTaaatgccattgtgcatggcgtCGGTTGAAGGTgcgggactccttccaatattccaggttgcggtggtcCGTAAAGACAGTGATGGGATGtagggttccttccaagaagatttgccagtactcaaaggagcggatgattgctAAGAGCTCCTTGTCGTGCGTATCGTAGTTCTGCTTGGcccccttgaatgattcggACAGGAAACCGAGTGGGTGGAGGCAACCGTCCATCtggcgttggctgagtatggaacctagaGCTGcgcctgatgcgtctgtctcAAGGAAGTACGGTTTAGTGGGATCTGCGTGGCAAAGgacaggggcgttggtgatggcgtcttTCAGTCcctggaatgcttcttgttcctttgtgtcccatttccatagcatatccttcttgaccaggttatgtaatggcctggccatgtggctgaaattggcaacaaaccaGCAGAGGAAATTTGCAAACCCTAAGAATGACTGaacttccttgaccttggtgggcgtaggccattcctgtaccgcctggattttgagcttatccaggctaaaacctTTGTCTGACACAATAATccctaggtattccacagatgtgacgtggaaggtacactTTGATGCCTTACAAAACAATTGGTTATCCATCAGACGCTGTAGAACTTCATGTACATGCTGTGTGTGGGAAGCGTCATTCTttgagtagatcaggatgtcatcgagatagatgatgacgcatacatcaagcagGTCTTTGaatagtttgttcatgaagtgttggaaggcggcgggAGCGTTGGTTAGACCAAATGTCATCACTAGGGACTCATAcaagccatacttggtacagaaagcagttttccattcattgccttcttt
Coding sequences within it:
- a CDS encoding Retrotransposable element Tf2 protein, which gives rise to MHPRTAESLRLPLIDLPLPRTVTMLDGSSPQAGKIWKKANLTFSFDGKRMTETFLICNTGSHAAILGLKWLDAHNPEIDWNSRTLSFPHTPPERVSIAEEEEANQHPLEGVPPKYHQYAKVFGEEEFNKLPPHRHYDIGIELTKEGPLNSPLYSMTDAKSATLKDWLRDKLKAGKICPSKSSISSPVMFVPKKDGTCRLVVDYCCLNNRTKKNVYPLPRPDDLMAQLRGAKVFTKLDLRWGYNNVHVKEGNEWKTAFCTKYGLYESLVMTFGLTNAPAAFQHFMNKLFKDLLDVCVIIYLDDILIYSKNDASHTQHVHEVLQRLMDNQLFCKASKCTFHVTSVEYLGIIVSDKGFSLDKLKIQAVQEWPTPTKVKEVQSFLGFANFLCWFVANFSHMARPLHNLVKKDMLWKWDTKEQEAFQGLKDAITNAPVLCHADPTKPYFLETDASGAALGSILSQRQMDGCLHPLGFLSESFKGAKQNYDTHDKELLAIIRSFEYWQIFLEGTLHPITVFTDHRNLEYWKESRTFNRRHAQWHLLLAGYNFQIVYHPGKQLGKLDALSRRLDHANVPPADQTMLPDPVFANIAQVVPEKELQQQIEAALDQDESLEEILQFLQNKSKAPPSIKQAFKDYEMEAGLLFYQGQIVVPDVGTLRTDLLCIFHDSPLAGHPGRQRTLELVSRNYYWPGIRADTYWHVDSCETCQRIRKPKYASIPPQPLKLPARPWQHVSYDMIVDLPVMTSIGMT